The following are encoded together in the Salvelinus alpinus chromosome 29, SLU_Salpinus.1, whole genome shotgun sequence genome:
- the LOC139558929 gene encoding hairy/enhancer-of-split related with YRPW motif-like protein, producing MKTSHNDYSSPDSDDMDELIDVGQEDGFCPVTGSMSPGSTSQILARKKRRGIIEKRRRDRINHSLSELRRLVPTALEKQGSSKLEKAEILQMTVDHLKLLHAMGGKGYFEARVLAVDSRTLGFRECVGELVRYLSSLEGGVDSPDPIGARLVSHLSHCASQLDPLLLQSPHTSSALPFPPWPWISSYHQMSPASSPTSPSFSARRREPARLGGGGYPSHSADTLRLAPMGCQQGSMLAPALVSELRRVPSLPPPSSPALTATPTHRLTQQSSGASLLLTSSSSSSSSSSSFPSAPPQVTFRPFAPLGSPAGQRRGKAAKIWGTEIGAF from the exons atgaagacATCTCATAATGACTATAGTTCTCCAGACTCTGATGACATGGACGAGCTGATCGACGTGGGACAGGAAGACGGCTTCTG TCCAGTCACTGGGTCCATGTCCCCAGGTAGCACGTCCCAGATTCTGGCCcggaagaagagaagaggg ATTATAGAGAAGAGACGCAGAGACAGGATCAACCACAGTCTGTCAGAGCTTCGGAGACTGGTGCCCACCGCCTTAGAGAAACAG GGCTCGTCTAAGCTGGAGAAAGCAGAGATTCTGCAGATGACGGTGGACCACCTTAAGCTGCTGCATGCCATGGGGGGCAAAG ggtactTTGAAGCGCGGGTCCTGGCAGTGGACTCTAGGACCCTGGGATTCAGAGAGTGTGTAGGAGAGCTGGTCCGGTACCTGAGCTCTTTAGAAGGAGGGGTGGACTCCCCGGACCCTATCGGAGCCCGCCTGGTCTCCCACCTCTCCCACTGCGCCAGCCAACTGGACCCTCTTCTCCTTCAGTCGCCCCACACCTCCTCCGCCCTCCCTTTTCCTCCCTGGCCGTGGATCTCCTCCTATCACCAGATGTCACCTGCCTCGTCTCCcacctctccatctttctccGCGAGGCGGAGGGAGCCGGCTCGCCTGGGGGGTGGGGGTTATCCGTCCCACTCAGCCGACACCTTGCGTCTCGCCCCAATGGGGTGCCAACAGGGGTCCATGCTCGCCCCTGCTTTGGTGTCTGAGCTGCGCAGGgtgccctctctcccaccaccttCCTCCCCTGCCCTCACCGCTACCCCCACTCACAGACTCACTCAGCAGTCCTCTGGAGCCTCACTCCTCctaacctcctcttcctcctcttcctcctcttcctcctcctttccctctgctcctccacAAGTCACCTTCAGACCCTTTGCCCCTCTGGGGTCTCCCGCGGGTCAGCGCAGGGGCAAAGCTGCAAAGATCTGGGGGACTGAGATAGGAGCCTTCTGA